From a region of the Streptomyces tirandamycinicus genome:
- a CDS encoding HelD family protein: MREDVEALDIRDVTANWVNAAVLQSQISERIRSLADLAHTPLFFGRLDYRHDTQEGQRFYIGRRHVHDGGGDPMVIDWRAPVSQPFYRASRKDPMDVRLRRRFGYTGGELTAYEDEHLTDPAEADRTSRLLQAEIERPRVGPMRDIVATIQPEQDEIVRSGLTGTVCVQGGPGTGKTAVGLHRVAYLLYAHRERLARTGTLVIGPNRSFLHYIEQVLPALGELEVKQATVADLVAHVEVRGADEPPAALVKGDARMAEVLRRAIRSHVTTPAEPVVVVRGSRRWRVPAYELEDIVGELLDRDIRYGAARAALPRRIAHAVLVRMEQAGEAPDDRVQDAVARSASVKAAVKAIWPQVDPAKLVLRLLSDPAFLAEHAEGVLSAEEQQAVLWTRAPRSVRSARWSAADAVLIDEANDLVERTPSLGHVVLDEAQDLSPMQYRAVGRRCTTGSATVLGDLAQGTTPWATASWAEALTHLGKPEAVVEELTAGFRVPREVIAYASRLLPHMSPGLAEVRSVRESPGSLEIRPSQGDGDVVAACLSALRHEGSTGLIAADERVPALAAALTGAGVPFLAPGEETTPDSRLTLVPVSLAKGLEYDRVVLDDPAAVVAAEPDERTGLRRLYVALTRAVSGLTVLHSSPLPPQLG; the protein is encoded by the coding sequence ATGCGCGAGGACGTCGAAGCCCTGGACATCCGCGACGTCACCGCGAACTGGGTGAACGCCGCCGTCCTGCAGTCGCAGATCAGCGAGCGGATCAGGTCGCTCGCGGATCTCGCCCACACCCCGCTGTTCTTCGGACGGCTGGACTACCGGCACGACACGCAGGAGGGGCAGCGCTTCTACATCGGCCGGCGCCATGTGCACGACGGCGGCGGCGACCCCATGGTGATCGACTGGCGGGCGCCGGTCTCCCAGCCGTTCTACCGGGCCTCCCGCAAGGATCCGATGGACGTGCGGCTGCGCCGCCGCTTCGGCTACACGGGCGGCGAACTGACGGCGTACGAGGACGAGCACCTGACCGACCCGGCCGAGGCGGACCGGACCAGCAGGCTGCTCCAGGCCGAGATCGAGCGTCCGCGCGTGGGCCCGATGCGGGACATCGTGGCCACGATCCAGCCCGAGCAGGACGAGATCGTACGGTCCGGCCTGACGGGCACGGTGTGCGTGCAGGGCGGTCCCGGTACCGGGAAGACCGCCGTGGGGCTGCACCGGGTGGCGTACCTGCTGTACGCGCACCGGGAGCGGCTCGCCCGTACCGGCACGCTGGTCATCGGGCCGAACCGGTCCTTCCTCCACTACATCGAGCAAGTGCTGCCCGCCCTGGGTGAGTTGGAGGTCAAGCAGGCGACGGTCGCGGATCTCGTCGCGCATGTCGAGGTACGCGGCGCGGACGAGCCCCCGGCGGCGCTGGTCAAGGGCGACGCCCGGATGGCGGAGGTGCTGCGGCGCGCGATCCGTTCGCATGTGACGACGCCCGCCGAGCCGGTGGTGGTGGTCCGCGGCTCCCGGCGGTGGCGGGTTCCCGCATACGAACTGGAGGACATCGTCGGGGAGTTGCTGGACCGCGACATCCGCTACGGCGCGGCCCGGGCCGCGCTGCCGCGGCGCATCGCGCACGCGGTGCTCGTCCGCATGGAGCAGGCCGGTGAGGCGCCCGACGACCGGGTGCAGGACGCGGTGGCGCGCAGCGCGTCGGTGAAGGCGGCGGTGAAGGCGATCTGGCCGCAGGTGGATCCGGCGAAGCTGGTGCTGCGCCTGCTGTCGGACCCGGCGTTCCTGGCGGAGCACGCCGAGGGGGTGCTGAGTGCGGAGGAGCAGCAGGCGGTGCTGTGGACCCGCGCGCCGCGCTCGGTCCGCTCGGCTCGCTGGTCCGCGGCGGACGCGGTGCTGATCGACGAGGCGAACGATCTCGTCGAGCGTACGCCGTCCCTCGGCCATGTGGTCCTGGACGAGGCGCAGGACCTGTCGCCGATGCAGTACCGGGCGGTGGGGCGCAGATGCACGACGGGTTCGGCGACGGTCCTCGGCGACCTGGCGCAGGGCACCACCCCGTGGGCGACGGCGAGCTGGGCCGAGGCGCTGACCCATCTGGGCAAGCCGGAAGCGGTGGTGGAGGAGCTGACGGCGGGCTTCCGCGTGCCCCGCGAGGTGATCGCGTACGCGTCCCGGCTGCTGCCCCACATGTCCCCCGGGCTGGCGGAGGTCCGGTCGGTGCGGGAGTCCCCCGGCTCTCTGGAGATCCGCCCCTCGCAGGGCGACGGGGACGTGGTCGCCGCGTGCCTGTCGGCGCTCCGGCACGAGGGCTCGACCGGCCTGATCGCCGCCGACGAACGGGTGCCGGCCCTGGCCGCCGCGCTGACCGGCGCCGGTGTCCCCTTCCTCGCCCCCGGGGAGGAGACCACCCCGGACTCCCGGCTCACCCTGGTACCGGTGTCCCTCGCGAAGGGGCTCGAGTACGACCGCGTGGTGCTCGACGACCCCGCGGCCGTGGTCGCCGCCGAGCCGGACGAGCGCACCGGCCTGCGCCGGCTGTACGTGGCGCTGACCCGCGCGGTCTCCGGCCTGACGGTGCTGCACTCGTCGCCCCTGCCGCCGCAGCTGGGGTGA
- a CDS encoding copper homeostasis protein CutC, protein MSKRALLEVIALDARDAAAAQAGGADRLELVSDMARDGLSPSRETFGRVRAAVDIPLRVMLRLADGFGAGDVDTLTGVAGGLRAEGADEFVLGFLDAHGDPDLVTVERLVAEIEGCRWTFHRAIDRAADRTSLRKQLADLPGLDTYLTAGSASGVDDGLPVLLAEAARRDEPGYEPRLLVGGGLRLDHLPALRAAGLDAFHIGGAARPGGWSAPVDAAAVREWREAVDG, encoded by the coding sequence ATGAGCAAGCGTGCACTCCTGGAGGTGATCGCCCTCGACGCGCGGGACGCGGCCGCCGCGCAGGCCGGGGGAGCGGACCGCCTGGAGCTGGTCAGCGACATGGCACGGGACGGGCTCAGCCCGTCCCGGGAGACCTTCGGCCGCGTCCGCGCCGCGGTGGACATCCCGCTGCGGGTGATGCTCCGGCTCGCGGACGGCTTCGGGGCGGGCGACGTCGACACGCTCACCGGGGTCGCGGGTGGACTGCGGGCCGAGGGGGCGGACGAGTTCGTGCTCGGCTTCCTCGACGCGCACGGCGACCCCGACCTCGTGACGGTCGAACGGCTGGTCGCCGAGATCGAGGGCTGCCGGTGGACGTTCCACCGGGCCATCGACCGCGCCGCCGACCGCACGTCCCTGCGCAAGCAGCTCGCCGACCTCCCCGGCCTCGACACGTACCTCACCGCGGGGAGCGCGTCGGGGGTCGACGACGGACTGCCCGTGCTGCTGGCGGAGGCGGCGCGACGTGACGAGCCCGGTTACGAGCCGCGGCTGCTGGTCGGCGGCGGCCTCCGCCTCGATCACCTTCCCGCCCTCCGCGCGGCCGGTCTGGACGCGTTCCACATCGGCGGCGCGGCGCGGCCCGGCGGATGGTCGGCACCGGTGGACGCGGCGGCGGTGCGCGAGTGGCGCGAGGCCGTGGACGGTTAG
- a CDS encoding DUF6479 family protein: MNAAVIASNVPTTELAAQILAAIGPLTFGVILIVLLGGAMWWDGRRRARLRVPSPEEQPKPADHREHIEEVREADDDAFPDDGSRLLPYNLKTHTSHTTGKGPEARPKHGSRSGGAFGSGSLGG, translated from the coding sequence ATGAACGCAGCGGTCATAGCCTCGAACGTGCCGACGACGGAGCTGGCGGCCCAGATCCTGGCCGCGATCGGCCCGCTCACCTTCGGGGTCATTCTTATCGTCCTGCTGGGCGGCGCGATGTGGTGGGACGGGCGGCGGCGGGCCCGGTTGCGTGTCCCGAGTCCCGAGGAGCAGCCGAAGCCGGCCGACCACCGGGAGCACATCGAGGAGGTCAGGGAGGCGGACGACGACGCCTTCCCCGACGACGGCAGCCGGCTGCTTCCCTACAACCTGAAGACCCACACGTCGCACACCACGGGCAAGGGGCCCGAGGCCCGGCCGAAGCACGGCAGCCGCAGTGGTGGGGCGTTCGGGAGCGGCAGCCTGGGCGGCTGA
- a CDS encoding HD domain-containing protein, translating to MPALPQHPAHDDLRRRWAATVTAATGHAPDASSPGSDRYADELLRRWAEPQRRYHTTDHLVAVLDRVDTLAEYADDVHLVRLAAWFHDAVYLPERSTNEERSARLAERALTELGVDRARTDEVSRLVLLTRTHAAGDDDANGMVLCDADLAILASPPDGYERYAAAVREEYGFVPDDAYRAGRTEVLRRLLGLPGLFRTPYGQRRWEEPARRNMAGELERLRKS from the coding sequence ATGCCCGCGCTTCCGCAGCACCCCGCCCACGACGACCTCCGCCGGCGCTGGGCCGCCACCGTGACCGCGGCCACCGGTCACGCACCGGACGCCTCGTCGCCCGGCTCGGACCGGTACGCCGACGAACTGCTCCGGCGCTGGGCCGAGCCGCAACGGCGGTACCACACCACGGACCACCTGGTCGCGGTCCTGGACCGGGTCGACACGCTCGCCGAGTACGCGGACGACGTCCACCTCGTACGCCTGGCGGCCTGGTTCCACGACGCGGTGTACCTGCCGGAGCGCTCCACCAACGAGGAGCGCAGTGCCCGTCTCGCCGAGCGCGCCCTGACCGAACTGGGCGTCGACCGGGCACGCACCGACGAGGTGTCCCGGCTGGTGCTCCTGACCCGGACCCACGCGGCCGGGGACGACGACGCCAACGGCATGGTCCTCTGCGACGCCGACCTGGCGATCCTCGCTTCGCCGCCGGACGGGTACGAGAGGTACGCCGCAGCCGTGCGGGAGGAGTACGGCTTCGTCCCGGACGACGCCTACCGCGCGGGCCGGACCGAGGTCCTGCGCCGTCTCCTCGGCCTGCCCGGACTGTTCCGCACACCGTACGGGCAGCGGCGGTGGGAGGAGCCCGCGCGGCGCAACATGGCGGGGGAACTGGAGCGCCTCCGGAAGTCCTGA
- a CDS encoding Cmx/CmrA family chloramphenicol efflux MFS transporter, protein MPLAVYILGLSVFALGTSEFMLSGLLPPIADDMGVSIPQAGLLISAFAIGMVVGAPLLAVATLRLPRRATLVTLITVFGLGQVAGALAPTYEVLFVSRVVSALACAGFWAVGAAVAMAMVPFGSRARAMAVMIGGLSIANVLGVPAGAFLGEHFGWRSAFWAVGAASAVALAGVLTRIPPIPVPEEKPRLRRELTIYRDRQVWLAVAVTALSAGGVFCVFSYLAPLLTDVAGLGSGWVPTVLGLFGIGALLGTTIGGRIADAHLFGVMLGGITASTVLLAVLALTAESPAAAVVLSFLIGVASFFTAPALNARMFNVAGAAPTLAAATTTAAFNLGNTSGPWLGGTVIDAGLGFAATAWAGAAMTTGALALVALALRFERLGADAAPGSSRVVVSSAASRDAGAERCGTT, encoded by the coding sequence ATGCCGCTGGCCGTCTACATCCTCGGCCTCTCGGTCTTCGCTCTCGGCACCAGCGAGTTCATGCTGTCCGGGCTACTGCCGCCCATCGCTGACGACATGGGCGTCTCGATCCCCCAGGCGGGGCTGCTGATCTCCGCGTTCGCCATCGGGATGGTCGTCGGCGCGCCGCTGCTCGCCGTGGCGACACTGCGGCTTCCGCGCCGCGCCACGCTCGTCACCCTGATCACCGTCTTCGGGCTGGGCCAGGTCGCCGGGGCGCTGGCGCCGACGTACGAGGTCCTCTTCGTGTCCCGGGTGGTCAGCGCCCTCGCCTGTGCCGGGTTCTGGGCGGTCGGCGCGGCGGTGGCCATGGCGATGGTGCCCTTCGGCTCGCGCGCCCGCGCGATGGCCGTGATGATCGGCGGGCTGTCGATCGCCAACGTCCTGGGCGTGCCGGCCGGTGCGTTCCTGGGCGAGCACTTCGGCTGGCGCTCGGCGTTCTGGGCGGTCGGCGCGGCGTCGGCGGTGGCCCTGGCCGGGGTGCTGACCAGGATCCCGCCCATCCCGGTACCCGAGGAGAAGCCGCGGCTCCGCCGCGAGCTCACCATCTACCGCGACCGTCAGGTCTGGCTCGCCGTCGCGGTCACCGCACTGTCGGCGGGCGGCGTCTTCTGCGTGTTCTCCTACCTGGCGCCGCTGCTCACCGATGTCGCCGGGCTCGGCAGCGGCTGGGTGCCCACCGTCCTCGGCCTCTTCGGCATCGGCGCCCTGCTCGGCACGACGATCGGCGGCCGCATCGCCGACGCGCACCTCTTCGGCGTGATGCTCGGAGGCATCACCGCCTCCACCGTGCTGCTGGCCGTTCTCGCCCTGACCGCCGAGTCGCCGGCGGCTGCGGTGGTCCTGTCGTTCCTCATCGGCGTGGCGTCGTTCTTCACGGCCCCCGCCCTGAACGCCCGGATGTTCAACGTCGCGGGCGCCGCCCCCACACTGGCCGCCGCGACGACCACCGCCGCGTTCAACCTCGGCAACACCAGCGGGCCCTGGCTCGGCGGCACGGTCATCGATGCGGGCCTCGGCTTCGCCGCCACGGCATGGGCGGGCGCGGCGATGACCACCGGCGCCCTCGCGCTCGTCGCCCTGGCCCTGCGGTTCGAGCGCCTCGGGGCGGACGCGGCGCCCGGGAGCAGCCGCGTGGTCGTCTCGTCGGCGGCGAGCCGCGACGCGGGCGCGGAGCGCTGCGGCACGACCTGA
- a CDS encoding DUF4031 domain-containing protein, which yields MTLYIDPPTWPGHGMLWSHLVSDVSFEELHTFARSIGCPTRAFERDHYDVPAHRYADAVRGGAVEIGSKELVRRLTEAGLRRRKHGGGPVGR from the coding sequence GTGACCCTCTACATCGACCCGCCGACCTGGCCGGGGCACGGGATGCTCTGGTCCCACCTGGTCAGCGACGTGTCGTTCGAGGAGCTGCACACCTTCGCCAGGTCGATCGGCTGCCCCACGCGCGCCTTCGAGCGCGACCACTACGACGTGCCCGCGCACCGTTACGCGGACGCCGTGCGCGGCGGCGCGGTGGAGATCGGATCGAAGGAACTGGTCCGGCGGCTCACCGAGGCGGGACTGCGGCGGCGGAAGCACGGCGGCGGGCCGGTAGGCCGCTAG
- a CDS encoding IS30 family transposase has translation MRAEGVAQSVAARRVGVNERTARDWDQGVKKTATTRTYADGRRVDYAAGTVTMGGVTAPSVGLAALDKQLHPRFLTLAEREQIRDLRAAGQSLRAIGRALGRPASTVKREIDTNSGSGGYQPYAAHRAAAARRPRPKERKLLREGRLRRFVQDHLRRRWSPQQICHALRREHPDDESMRVSVETIYQALYFQARGGLKREVQTAIRSGRTRRKPRRDPQRRTPRFTDPMIMISDRPAAVEDRAVPGHWEGDLIIGAGGRSAIATLVERSTRYTMLVHLPGGAHDAETVRDGLVTTIQTLPAHLRGSLTWDQGSEMARHKQFTMATGMPVYFCDPASPWQRGSNENTNGLLRQYFPKGTDLSVHSPEDLEHVAQELNGRPRKTLGWDTPAERLRDLLTT, from the coding sequence CTGCGGGCCGAGGGCGTCGCGCAGTCCGTGGCGGCGAGGCGCGTCGGTGTGAACGAGCGCACGGCCCGGGACTGGGACCAGGGCGTCAAGAAGACCGCAACGACAAGGACCTATGCCGACGGCCGCCGTGTCGACTACGCGGCGGGGACCGTCACGATGGGCGGCGTGACCGCACCATCGGTGGGCCTGGCGGCCCTGGACAAGCAACTCCACCCCAGGTTCCTGACGCTCGCCGAACGCGAGCAGATCCGTGATCTGCGCGCGGCGGGTCAGTCACTGCGGGCGATCGGGCGTGCTCTGGGACGGCCGGCGAGCACGGTCAAGCGGGAGATCGACACCAACTCCGGCAGCGGGGGCTACCAGCCCTACGCGGCCCACCGGGCGGCGGCAGCGCGCAGGCCCCGGCCCAAGGAGCGCAAGCTGCTGCGCGAGGGACGGCTGCGCCGCTTCGTCCAGGACCACCTGCGCAGGCGGTGGTCACCGCAGCAGATCTGCCACGCTCTACGCAGGGAACATCCCGACGACGAGAGCATGCGGGTGAGCGTGGAAACGATCTACCAGGCGCTGTACTTCCAGGCCCGCGGCGGCCTGAAACGGGAAGTGCAGACAGCCATCCGCTCCGGCCGGACCCGCCGCAAACCACGCCGGGATCCCCAGCGGCGCACGCCGCGGTTCACCGACCCGATGATCATGATCAGCGACCGCCCCGCCGCCGTCGAGGACCGGGCCGTGCCCGGGCACTGGGAAGGCGACCTGATCATCGGCGCAGGCGGGCGCTCCGCTATCGCCACCCTGGTCGAACGCAGCACCCGTTACACCATGCTGGTCCACCTGCCGGGCGGAGCCCACGACGCCGAGACCGTCCGCGACGGCCTCGTCACCACGATCCAGACCCTGCCCGCCCACCTGCGCGGCTCCCTCACCTGGGACCAGGGCAGCGAGATGGCACGCCACAAGCAGTTCACCATGGCCACCGGCATGCCCGTCTACTTCTGCGACCCGGCCTCGCCCTGGCAACGCGGCTCGAACGAGAACACGAACGGGCTGCTGCGGCAGTACTTCCCCAAGGGCACCGACCTGAGCGTCCACAGTCCCGAAGACCTCGAACACGTCGCTCAGGAACTCAACGGCCGCCCACGCAAGACGCTCGGCTGGGATACCCCAGCCGAGCGACTACGTGATCTACTCACCACCTGA